The segment CATCCTTATACGTCTCCTACTAAACCTATTCCTTGTTATTTGGTAGAATCTGCTAGTGGTGTATATCTAAATATGAGTGATGGTAGGAGGTTGATTGATGGTATGTCTTCTTGGTGGGCAGTAATTCATGGCTATAATAATATATATATGAATGAAGCAATTACTACTCAGTTAAATAAAATGAGTCATGTTATGTTTGGTGGCATAACCCACGAACCTGCAGTAAAATTAGCTAAACGTCTTATTCAAATGACACCAAAAGGTTTAGATCATGTTTTTTACAGTGATTCTGGTTCTGTGGCTGTAGAAGTCGCTTTAAAAATGGCTTTACAATACTGGTATAGTGTGGAGCAACCTAAAAAATGTAAGTTTGCTACAGTTCGTTCAGGATATCATGGGGATACATGGCATCCAATGTCTGTTTGTGATCCTGTAACAGGGATGCACCATATCTTTAATCAAACTTTATCTGCACAGTTCTTTGTACCCAAACCCACTACTAAATTTGATGGAATTTGGAATGAATCCGATTTAGATGCTGTTTGTGATTTGTTTACAAATCATCATAAAGAGATAGCAGCTTTTATTATTGAACCCATTGTTCAAGGAGCTGGTGGTATGCGTTTTTATCATCCTAATTACCTCTCTGGGTTGAGAAAACTTTGTAAAGAATATCATATTCTATTAATCGTAGATGAAATAGCTACAGGTTTTGGTCGTACTGGAAAAATGTTTGCTTGTGAATGGTCTCAAATTACTCCTGATATAATGTGTGTAGGGAAGGCTCTGACTTCTGGATACATCACATTTGCAGCGACATTAACATCTCATAAAGTAGCTCAAGTAATATCAAATGGATATCCAGGTGTCTTTATGCATGGTCCTACATTTATGGGAAATCCTTTAGCTTGTTCGGCAGCCAATGCAAGTTTAGATTTAATTGAAAAGTATAATATCCTTGATAAAATATCAAAGATAGAGGCTCAATTAAAAATAGAATTAAATTCGCTGAACTCTTTGAATGGTGTTAAAGAAGTGCGTGTATTAGGTGCTATTGGTGTTGTAGAAGTAGAAGAGGAGGTTAATTTAGAAGTTTTACAAAAAATGTTTGTGGATAGAGGAATCTGGATTCGTCCTTTTGGTAAACTTATTTATATGATGCCTCCTTATGTAATAACTTCAGAACAATTGCATCAGCTTACTTCTCAGTTTTGTAAAACAGTTCAAGACTATTTGGTATGAGGGAAGAGCTGCAAGAGTTAAAAAAGAACGGTTTAGCTAGAAATCTTACTCCTTCTTGCTATTGTGCCAACGAAATATTAATAGGTGGAAAGTCATACATCAATTTATCTTCCAATGATTATTTAGGAATTAGTAGTCGGCTAGATTGGCAAAAAGAGTTCTTGGATGGATTAGCACGTGAAGAGTTTTTAATGGGAGCTACTTCTTCTAGACTATTAACTGGTAATTCTTGGTGTAAAGAAGAGTTGGAAACATTTATCGGAATTCAATATGGTAAGGAGTGTTTGGTTTATAACAGTGGTTATCATGCTAATTTGGGTGTTCTGCCTGCATTAACCAATAAAGAAGATTTGGTTTTAGCGGATAAATTAGTTCATGCAAGTATTATTGATGGGTTACGGCTGTGTGGTTGTAAATGGATGAGATATAGACATAATGATTCTAATCATTTAGAGCGTCTTTTAAAAGAGTATCATTCACTGTATGAAAATATATATGTTGTTACAGAGAGTCTGTTTAGTATGGATGGTGATTTTGTGGATTTAGAGCGTCTTTTATTACTGAAAAACAAGTATTCTTTTAAACTTTATTTAGATGAAGCTCATGCTATTGGTGTTGTGGGAAATCATGGATTAGGTTTGGCTGAAGAAAAAGGAGCTCTTTCCGAAGTGGATTATTTAGTAGGTACATTAAGTAAAGCCTTAGCCTCTGAAGGGGGTTTTATTATTACAGACTTAGAAACCAAAGAATGGCTGATAAATAAGTCTCGTTCGTTTATTTTTACAACTGCTGGAGCTCCAGTTAGTTCCTTATGGTCTCAGTTTGTTTTTAAGAAGATGCTGAAGATGAAAGAGGAAAGGTTATATCTCCGAAAAATAACAGAAGATTTTAGAAGTTGGCTACCCAATAAAAATGTAGTGGGTGAGTCTCAAATTATTCCTCTAATAATGGGGAATAACAATGAATGTCTTAGCTACTCAGATAAATTGCGTCATGCAGGTCTTTGGGTTTCTCCCATTCGTTATCCATCTGTTCCGCTTCGTCAACCAAGAATTCGCTTTTCATTAACAGCGGCTCTAAAGCCACATCAAATGCAGAAAATTCATGAAGCCTTATTGGACTAAAAAAGAGAATAACGGAAGTCTTCTGCTCATATTTAATGGCTGGGGATGTGATGAAAATATTATCCAAGGTATAGATATTTTAGAGTATGATATTTTGATCTTAAGTGATTATACAGAGTTAGATATAGATTTAAAATCCTTAACGGCTCCTTATTCTGTGATAAAAGTAATTGCGTGGTCATTCGGTGTATATGTAGCGAATTTATACTTGCAGGAATTACCTCGAGTGTTATATGCTTTGGCTGTAAATGGAACCATTCATCCTATCGATGATAATGTAGGAATACCCTCATCTTTATTTCAAGCTACATTGGATCATTATGATGAAAGGTTTAGAGTAAAGTTTTTTAGGAGAATGATGGGTGGAAATAAAAGATTAGAAGAATTAGCTCAGCTCTTACCACAACGTAGTACTGAGGAGCAACGAATAGAGTTGTTTGAATATCAACAAAGGGTTGAGAAAGCTCAAAATACAATTTGTTACAAATGGGATAAAATAGTTATAGGTAATAATGATTTGATCTTTCCTCCTTCAAACTTAATAAATGCTTGGAAGAGATTTGATTATGACTGTGTGGAAGCAGCTCATTTTATTCCTTTCCAAAAATTAATAAATCAATATTTATGATAGATATAGAACTCGTTCAGAAAAAATTTGAGAAGAGCATAAATTCTTATAATGATCATGCAATTGCGCAAAGACAAATTGCACAAAAATTATATTCTTTGTTGTCCCCTTATTTGGCTAAGTCTTCTTTATTAGGCAGAGTTCTAGAAGTAGGGTGTGGTACAGGATTTTTAACTCATCATATTTTACAGCATTACCCATCTATTTACTTTTTAAACGACATAAATAAGCATCTTGAAGAAGTTCTTCAACCCTTACTAAGAAATCAGGTTTATGAGTATAGGATAGGAGATGCCGAACAGATAGAACTTCCTAAAGAATTGGATTTATTGGTTTCTAGTTCTTGTATTCAATGGTTTGAAAATTTACCCTCTTTTATTAATAAAATAAACCAGTCTTTAAATAATAACGCTTATGTCTTCTTATCCACCTTTGGACCTAGCAATATGAGAGAGATTCGGCAAATAACAGGAGTAGGACTGCCATACTATTCTTTGGTGGATTTACAAATTCTCTTTCAGCAGAAGTATGAGATTTTATTTCTTCAAGAAGAATTCATTACTCTTTCCTTTAACTCTGTTTTAGATGTTTTGAATCATTTGAAACAAACGGGAGTAAATGGCGGTTTTAGTCGAGTTTGGACAAAAAAAGCATTCATGGACTTCTGTGTCAAGTACGAATGCTTATCTGAAAATAAAAATAAGATACAGTTAACATATCATCCTATTTACATAGGATTAAAAAAACGATAAAATGAAAAAAGTTTATTTTGTGACAGGAATTGATACTAATGTAGGTAAAAGTATAGCTACTGGTTATTTAGCTAATCAAATGATGCAAGAGGGTAAAAAAGTGATTACTCAAAAGCTTATTCAGACCGGGAATGTTAAAGTTTCAGAAGATATAGAAATGCATCGCAAGCTGATGGGGTTGCCCTTGCTAGATGTTGATAAAAATCGCCACACTTGTCCTTATATTTTCACCTATCCTTGTTCACCTCATTTGGCAGCTCGTATTGATAGAAAAGAAATTTCAATAGCCAAGATTAATGAATGTACTAATTCTCTTCTGTCTAAATATGATGTTGTCCTTCTAGAAGGTGCAGGCGGTATAATGGTACCTATTCAGGATGATTATTTAACAATAGATTTTATTAAAGATGAGAAACTACCTATAATCCTTGTAACATCTCCTAAGTTGGGTAGTTTAAATCATACGCTTTTAACGATAGAATCTTGCTTAAATAGAGGAATAGTTATTGATACCATTGTGTATAATGATTTTCCTAAAGGAGATGAGGTCATTAGCCCTGATACGTATGCTTTTATCCAGAAATATATGGATAAGCATAAGATGGATACGAAGTTGATAAAGATCCCC is part of the Bacteroides coprosuis DSM 18011 genome and harbors:
- a CDS encoding adenosylmethionine-8-amino-7-oxononanoateaminotransferase (COGs: COG0161 Adenosylmethionine-8-amino-7-oxononanoate aminotransferase~InterPro IPR005814:IPR005815~KEGG: ppd:Ppro_1177 adenosylmethionine-8-amino-7-oxononanoate aminotransferase~PFAM: Aminotransferase class-III~PRIAM: Adenosylmethionine--8-amino-7-oxononanoate transaminase~SPTR: Aminotransferase class-III;~TIGRFAM: Adenosylmethionine--8-amino-7-oxononanoate aminotransferase~IMG reference gene:2504106694~PFAM: Aminotransferase class-III~TIGRFAM: adenosylmethionine-8-amino-7-oxononanoate transaminase), whose product is MNCNITDKAQELLDFDVKHIMHPYTSPTKPIPCYLVESASGVYLNMSDGRRLIDGMSSWWAVIHGYNNIYMNEAITTQLNKMSHVMFGGITHEPAVKLAKRLIQMTPKGLDHVFYSDSGSVAVEVALKMALQYWYSVEQPKKCKFATVRSGYHGDTWHPMSVCDPVTGMHHIFNQTLSAQFFVPKPTTKFDGIWNESDLDAVCDLFTNHHKEIAAFIIEPIVQGAGGMRFYHPNYLSGLRKLCKEYHILLIVDEIATGFGRTGKMFACEWSQITPDIMCVGKALTSGYITFAATLTSHKVAQVISNGYPGVFMHGPTFMGNPLACSAANASLDLIEKYNILDKISKIEAQLKIELNSLNSLNGVKEVRVLGAIGVVEVEEEVNLEVLQKMFVDRGIWIRPFGKLIYMMPPYVITSEQLHQLTSQFCKTVQDYLV
- a CDS encoding biotin biosynthesis protein BioC (InterPro IPR013216:IPR011814~KEGG: bvu:BVU_2782 putative biotin synthesis protein BioC~PFAM: Methyltransferase type 11~SPTR: Putative biotin synthesis protein BioC;~TIGRFAM: Biotin biosynthesis protein BioC~IMG reference gene:2504106697~PFAM: Methyltransferase domain~TIGRFAM: biotin biosynthesis protein BioC) produces the protein MIDIELVQKKFEKSINSYNDHAIAQRQIAQKLYSLLSPYLAKSSLLGRVLEVGCGTGFLTHHILQHYPSIYFLNDINKHLEEVLQPLLRNQVYEYRIGDAEQIELPKELDLLVSSSCIQWFENLPSFINKINQSLNNNAYVFLSTFGPSNMREIRQITGVGLPYYSLVDLQILFQQKYEILFLQEEFITLSFNSVLDVLNHLKQTGVNGGFSRVWTKKAFMDFCVKYECLSENKNKIQLTYHPIYIGLKKR
- a CDS encoding protein of unknown function DUF452 (COGs: COG2830 conserved hypothetical protein~InterPro IPR007398~KEGG: paa:Paes_2188 protein of unknown function DUF452~PFAM: Protein of unknown function DUF452~SPTR: Putative uncharacterized protein;~IMG reference gene:2504106696~PFAM: Protein of unknown function (DUF452)), whose product is MKPYWTKKENNGSLLLIFNGWGCDENIIQGIDILEYDILILSDYTELDIDLKSLTAPYSVIKVIAWSFGVYVANLYLQELPRVLYALAVNGTIHPIDDNVGIPSSLFQATLDHYDERFRVKFFRRMMGGNKRLEELAQLLPQRSTEEQRIELFEYQQRVEKAQNTICYKWDKIVIGNNDLIFPPSNLINAWKRFDYDCVEAAHFIPFQKLINQYL
- a CDS encoding 8-amino-7-oxononanoate synthase (COGs: COG0156 7-keto-8-aminopelargonate synthetase~InterPro IPR004839~KEGG: pgn:PGN_0938 8-amino-7-oxononanoate synthase~PFAM: Aminotransferase, class I/classII~PRIAM: 8-amino-7-oxononanoate synthase~SPTR: Putative uncharacterized protein;~IMG reference gene:2504106695~PFAM: Aminotransferase class I and II~TIGRFAM: 8-amino-7-oxononanoate synthase), with product MREELQELKKNGLARNLTPSCYCANEILIGGKSYINLSSNDYLGISSRLDWQKEFLDGLAREEFLMGATSSRLLTGNSWCKEELETFIGIQYGKECLVYNSGYHANLGVLPALTNKEDLVLADKLVHASIIDGLRLCGCKWMRYRHNDSNHLERLLKEYHSLYENIYVVTESLFSMDGDFVDLERLLLLKNKYSFKLYLDEAHAIGVVGNHGLGLAEEKGALSEVDYLVGTLSKALASEGGFIITDLETKEWLINKSRSFIFTTAGAPVSSLWSQFVFKKMLKMKEERLYLRKITEDFRSWLPNKNVVGESQIIPLIMGNNNECLSYSDKLRHAGLWVSPIRYPSVPLRQPRIRFSLTAALKPHQMQKIHEALLD
- a CDS encoding Dethiobiotin synthetase (COGs: COG0132 Dethiobiotin synthetase~HAMAP: Dethiobiotin synthase~InterPro IPR004472~KEGG: bfs:BF1614 dithiobiotin synthetase~PRIAM: Dethiobiotin synthase~SPTR: Dethiobiotin synthetase;~TIGRFAM: Dethiobiotin synthase~IMG reference gene:2504106698~PFAM: CobQ/CobB/MinD/ParA nucleotide binding domain~TIGRFAM: dethiobiotin synthase); the encoded protein is MKKVYFVTGIDTNVGKSIATGYLANQMMQEGKKVITQKLIQTGNVKVSEDIEMHRKLMGLPLLDVDKNRHTCPYIFTYPCSPHLAARIDRKEISIAKINECTNSLLSKYDVVLLEGAGGIMVPIQDDYLTIDFIKDEKLPIILVTSPKLGSLNHTLLTIESCLNRGIVIDTIVYNDFPKGDEVISPDTYAFIQKYMDKHKMDTKLIKIPNIEIPS